One stretch of Gopherus flavomarginatus isolate rGopFla2 chromosome 2, rGopFla2.mat.asm, whole genome shotgun sequence DNA includes these proteins:
- the PKIA gene encoding cAMP-dependent protein kinase inhibitor alpha encodes MTDVESTYADFIASGRTGRRNAIHDILVSSTSGNSSELSLKLSELDINKREGEGDAQRNPAEQAGETQGEAEKQES; translated from the exons ATGACTGATGTGGAATCTACATATGCAGATTTTATTGCTTCGGGAAGAACTGGTAGAAGAAATGCAATACATGATATCCTGGTGTCCTCTACAAGTGGGAACTCTAGTGAACTATCCCTAAAGTTATCAGAACTTGATATAAACAAAAGAG AAGGTGAAGGAGATGCACAAAGAAACCCCGCTGAACAAGCTGGGGAGACGCAGGGGGAAGCAGAGAAACAAGAAAGCTGA